TGGAAATTCTTTTTCCTTGCTTTCTTAACTCCTCTTAAGTCACGTGCAAGCAAaactcaaatttattattatacgATTGAGGTTGTATTTTAGGGAGAGAGGTTTGACTTTTGAGTAGAGGCGGAGTTAGATGACTGGTGGCGGCAGGAGCAGGAGCAGGGGCAGCggcaagaattttttattttttttctagcaccTCTTCTtccataaattagatttttaattttaaaaacaaaaaattttaaattttagtttttctaacaAAATTTCTTTGATTTCGCCATTTCAAACTAAAATTCCTAACTCCATCTTTGGGTGATGGCCGCCCGTCTCCCtcccaatgatttttttaaaaaaacccttgGTTTGatgaatttcttaaaaataaacttgttagctattttgatataaaatgatCCTGTGAGAATTAATGagttatttattatcttttaatatgcAATTTCGAACAATACATAGATTTTGAAATGCAAATGAATGCAGGTTTTTATCATTTCACCAATACTGGGTCCGCGAAATAGTTGTCAGCAGTATTTAGCCAGCTAGAGATTAATTCCTcgttgaaaaaaatacaaaaattatatatatataatataatatataccaCTAGCAACGTGGATCCAAAAACAGTTCTAGCAGGTGATCTAAGAagaaatctataaaaataatattttacagcCATGATAACAAAAAGTAAAACCTGGTTGTCCACTTGTCTGTAAATTTCTCAATTCACAGAAACTAGCCGCTTCTTGTCATTTTAGGGATCCCGAAAGCCAAATCTCtcacatagaaaagaaaagaaggagaaaCCCGTAAATGGCCAAAGATAGAGAGGTAACAGAAATAGACCTTTCTTGCGTTGACAAGAGGgcatcttcaaaaatattttatgtccATTTGTGGGCTTTATATATGAACTAGGACAGAGCTGGTTATAATCATTCCATGCCGAGATTGACCCCTTGAAGACGCAAGTGAGAGAACATCTTCTGAGACTCTCTCTGTTCTGGTTCCTTGATTTGCCCTCTTCCACCACCCTCTTCATCCCTCCCCCAATTCTTGAGATATACTCCAGTTATGTCTAATACTTTATCTTGAATCATCTTTCTGTTTCACTTTGCTGTCAAAACAATTTCTTgctgtttgttttcctttaatttgCACGACCACTTCTTCTCTTTGTTTAGTAGATATGAGTAACTCAATGATGCCAAGGATGAAGGTCATGGTTTATTTGGTTTATGATAGAGGTTAACCTGAATCCACCATACATCTGATTAACATATGATCAAAGCattctttctcattttcttcttaattaagtAGAGACTCCATACCCATCTCACCAATTATTTTACCTTGTTTTCAATTATAAGGATTAAGGAGGTGGTATGCGTTGCTAAGTCCAGCAATATCTATCAATACTTTTTCTTTAGGTATATTTAATTAGTTCTTGCTGCACAAATCTAGTGTATTTTGTGTCATCATAAACAAGTATCTTTATATGGATGTGAACAAGGGCAAAGGAAAGTTCAAAGGTAATCTGATCATCAAGACATGGGAGAGATGCATATCGTTTGGCAGGGGAAGCAAGAGAACGTCAAGACTGGAACGTTCTTTAACATCAAAGAGCAAATCATGCCCGCATATTGAAGTTTCACTTGAAGACGACCATGATCAAAAACATTCCAGGAAATCACGTGTAGCTCCTGAAGGTTGCTTCTCAGTCTACGTTGGACCCCAGAAACAAAGGTTTGTGATCAAGACAGAGTATGCAAACCACCCGCTATTCAAGATTCTGCTTGAAGAAGCAGAGTCCGAGTATGGTTACAGCCCTGAAGGCCCTCTAACACTACCCTGCAATGTTGATGTCTTCTACAAGGTGTTGATGGCTATGGAGGACACTGGTATTGATAACAAGATTCATCGCGGATGTAGCTTTGCCAAGAATTATGGATCTTATCACCTTCTTAGCCCATCGAGGATGATTGTTTTGAATCAGTTTTAAATTAAGTCTATGTAGAATCGTGTTCTTGTTTCGATAATTAGAGCTTGTCAGGTTTGTGTGGTAAGGTGAGCTGTGGGTTTAAGCCTTTAAGGTTGTGTAAGTTATGTCTTATCCTATGTTTAATCATGTACTACTACTGTACAAGATAAGCAGAGGACTGGAAAAGTATATCCAGGCCATCTATGTAAGATTTACTTCTGTTATGTGAATTCCTGTTTAATTACGCGGTCTAATATTGCTGTCTTATCATGTTcctacttttgtttttattttgatatgcgaAATATAAACCCCAACATTAAATCATTATATTTCATCAATCATATATATAAGATTCAACCTAGCTTAAATTCAGGATAACAATTTGGGtagattaatcaattttttctaaaaaattaaaataaaacactctaaaataatatttttttattaagaacatCTTTGTTATTCACTTGTCTAATCTAAGTTGACGGGTTATCAGTTTAATTTGTCTGTTTTATAACTACaagaaatgtattttaaaattaaaaaaaaaataaagaataaaagaaaactgATTAGACAAACAAGGTATACAGAAGTGAAGTATGTGATCTAATTGGTTTTGACTTAGGAAAAATGAAGGTGGTGGAGGGAGTTGTCAGTATGAATCCTCCTTTCCGCAAACGATTCAGCTATGAATAGGCAAAACATGAGAATGTATTTTAGTTGAAAATGTACGTCTTATGCCAAGGCAGGGTAGTTGCAAACggtatcaatttgtttttatattttaaaaatatatatgtttttttaaattaatatttttttatgtttttttgttcattttgatgcgctaattttaaaaataaaaaatattttaatatatttttaaataaaaaatattttttaaaaataattataattatacttcTAAAACATGCCGATATTTTTGTCCAGTTTCCTCTGTGGGTTCGCTCAAGGGACAAATATCAgactaatattaattaataaagttttagaaTCTCCGCCCATCTGAccacaaactaaaataaaatatttttcgtttcTTAAATCGAtaatgaaggggaaaaaaatagagGTATCAATCATAGTCAAGAAAGAAGAGATGCACATTACAATTTATAAGAGGATTAATCTAGCTATAACATGCATGTATAGATTGTTTACGtgtttaataaacattattttttaaaatattttttattttaaaataagatatttttttaatttttatcagttAATACATTACAATAATCAGTTGAAACctcagaaaaaaaatttaaaatcaaaactagctTTGAACCgcaattataaataatatagtaATAAACGAGTTGATTTTACCCCCTGTTTACGTCTTCAGCACAGTTCAAATCATGAGATTGACTTCTTCTtaggtaaaataaaattgacttgaTTCCTATCCTAAGCTCTGCTATGTCCAAAATGTATTTTGAGAATAATTAGTTGTGTTGGAGTAATCAATAAGGCCACGTCTTGCTTGTATTCTATTAATTATACTCGAAATCACAAGCTTTGGTcggtttttaaaaacatataatacgTGGCCCCTCGTGGTGTTATTAACATAAACGGTCATGCACTCCCTCTACAGCATTGTCAATCCTAGCTTCTCTTCCGAATTTCGGAACTTGAtcgattttttatttgtttatcggTTGTTGTTGTATTAAAGACAGCTTTATTTTGGAAATATAgattataatatgttttctctatttttcttattttaaaaagtatttatgtgactaatattttattactaaataaaaaaatgagcaaTTATGATCAGCCAGGGACCCTTTCTTGCACCGGGCTTCCAGCCAAGGGCATTTCAAATGTCACACCACCATCCAAGTTGACTATATGCAtccaattttaattatttattcatttgttaTTATTGTATGCAGTGTGGCCttgaggtcttttttttttctaagttttaaCAATCTGGATATTTTTATgcacattttaatatattgagtCGTATATTCACACAAAATCTCTCCCTTAATGGTTATGACAATTTATTCACACATGATGGGGGGAAAAGTCGAACCAAAAGTCAACCGAGCTCATAAATAGAAGAAAGCTTGCCCAACTCTCTTATATCTTATGAAAGTTTTCTCGACCAAGTGAACCTTGCAcctagatcaatttttttctttccaataaacaatttgtattattttagactaatatttttatagatgattatcaataaaaatgaatatGTATCGAGTCTCCGtcgttatttttattagtagttatctattttttatttttattatctttatgaCTGATGATTTTTGTACAAGCATCAATCCATTATCAATAATAAACTTAGTACACctaataataacttaaatttctaGAAAGGTAAATATTtctagtcattttttttcttcaccagTTAAGTTTATGTGACATAAGGTATTATAAATACTATAAATCACCATGTAAGAAGGAAGGTAGAGTCAAgctctcttatttatttaacataCATCATTGTTCTCTCTACCACACGCTATCTTTTCACACATACATTTCACTTCTcctgtatttattaatttaaacatcATATAATcatttattctaattaattaataaaaacttattttattggTAAGTCACCAAACCAGAATGCAATCATAGAAAACCATATCTAGTACAAGACGGCGATGTGTaagtaaattttattatttatgccAGCAACGTAAACATTCCTAGGATCAATATTGGGTTAATAGAGGATTAATGTtactgttttaaaatatttaccgTATATGACAAGATGAGCATGcgaaaacttattttaaattaatatagccGTATTCTAAATAGAAATATTTGGCTAGAAGTTTCAATATACTTCAACAAAATAGAAATAGTTGGGCAACTAGACATCAACAGTTTCCATTTTTAAATAACTCCgacaattaaattatcattcaGACAACATCATACTTGGGGTGCTGCCCTGCCCAATTTATATTTTCCTTCCCTGACGAAATCAATGTCCCATTTGTAGTCGTTGGTCGTAGGTTTTGCTTATGTACATACATGCAAACAAGAAGTACGAATACATTAAGATACtcttgataataaattaaagccCAGCTGCCCCCCCTCTCCCTCCCTTTAGCCATCACACCTTCCAATCCTAGCTAATCTCAGCTACCGTTGGCAGGGATTTAATATTTGGATCCATGTCTTTGTTTATTTGTGAAATGCAACAAGTTCCTCAcgaataattcaaattaaagattttaaagaattttatttgttgtttgtataattaaaaagatcaaTTATTATCTGAAAGACAATCGGTTGATGTTAACAAGAACTCTTTCAAATGTCAAGTTGCAattctataattttctttttattcaataataacaaTCTATTTGAAATTTGTTTAGTATTACATCATCAATATCGTTGCCAAATATTTTTGGCAAATATGTGGATCACTACAATAGTACGTGTACAAAATGTACTCTTTCTATTTCACCATCAAAATGTACTTTTCGTAGGATACAGAGTTTATCTGAATGACAGGATATATAATTTTCCATATTTTACTACCTAAATAAAAGTCTTGGTGCCGCCACAAAATTTGTTGAAGAAATAAACTCCAGGTGGAATACCTGGAAATGTCCATATTCGTGCACAATAGGCTCTCCAAAAGGTACATGTAATAAGTCGTATCCTTGAAGATGCATCTATCAGAGTAGAGGAATGTTCTCatgctatatatataacaaactaAAATCATTGTATTCTAGCCGATGTGGGATTATGAAGCATCGTTATACCCTCCTGAGAAAAGGGTTAGGATAGGGCAACATGACTGACGTTCTACATATAACGCtaataatgatatatatatatatattcacacaTCGTAACCATCCTAAGAGATATTGTCCCAACTGATATCTATTCAACCACGtggtaaattttattattgaaaagttATTTCTTGAAGAGAAAATAGATCCTTGTGATAAATAAGCAATTAAAATTCTCATCTTTTAACCGATATAAAATAATGACAGCGTCAcctccctttatttttttttattttacagaaaaaatatttttttaattttatcatttta
This region of Populus alba chromosome 3, ASM523922v2, whole genome shotgun sequence genomic DNA includes:
- the LOC118054467 gene encoding auxin-responsive protein SAUR32, yielding MDVNKGKGKFKGNLIIKTWERCISFGRGSKRTSRLERSLTSKSKSCPHIEVSLEDDHDQKHSRKSRVAPEGCFSVYVGPQKQRFVIKTEYANHPLFKILLEEAESEYGYSPEGPLTLPCNVDVFYKVLMAMEDTGIDNKIHRGCSFAKNYGSYHLLSPSRMIVLNQF